The Bartonella sp. HY328 genome contains the following window.
ATGGCTTGTTTATCCAACATGTTATTAGTCCAAATCTTTTTCAGTTAACGCATGAAGCAAGCAAATTTTCATATTGTCGCAGCAAATTATAATTCGATTGCAGCGCAACCATTTTCGCTATAACTTGTTTTAAAGAAGTTAGCATCAACTACCAACCAAAAAATTGGTGCAATGGAATTATTATCGCAATTTCGCGTAAATTGAGGAACATATGGAAAATTCAGCACGAAAAACTCTTGTTTTAACCGGTGCAAGTCGCGGTATTGGTCATGCCACGGTTAAACGTTTTTCCCATGCCGGTTGGCGGGTTATCACCTGCTCGCGGCAAGATTTTGCCGATAATTGCCCTTGGCCAGCTGGGCCAGAAGATCATATCAAGGTAAACCTTGCCGATGCGGAAGACGTTGGACGTGCTATTTCAGAAATCCGCCGCCGTTTAGAAGCAGAAGGCAGCGTGTTGCATGCTTTGGTTAATAATGCTGGCATTTCTCCCAAGGGCGAGGGTGGCAAACGCCTCAATTCTATCGAAACCAATATGCAAATTTGGCGTGCCGTCTTCCAAGTAAATTTTTATGCACCAATTATGCTGGCACGCGGTC
Protein-coding sequences here:
- a CDS encoding SDR family NAD(P)-dependent oxidoreductase; protein product: MENSARKTLVLTGASRGIGHATVKRFSHAGWRVITCSRQDFADNCPWPAGPEDHIKVNLADAEDVGRAISEIRRRLEAEGSVLHALVNNAGISPKGEGGKRLNSIETNMQIWRAVFQVNFYAPIMLARGLFNELKAAKGAIVNVTSIAGSRVHPFAGTAYATSKAALAGLTREMASDFGPHGIRVNAIAPGEIDTSILSPGTEKLVEQLPMRRLGLPAEVADTIYYLCGSEASYVTGSEIHVNGGQHV